From Paraflavitalea devenefica, the proteins below share one genomic window:
- a CDS encoding retropepsin-like aspartic protease — protein sequence MSILKHPLLYVGSKGEKTLYTLFDSGANLSCINPEFVNELTEAQPLGRIRKIATASEAHYIEVKEVVRLDFYIDDVLLSDEFLVVPGLSEEIIIGAATLQKWRIKLNFEDDQVEVDPKVAKMQLI from the coding sequence ATGTCTATCTTGAAACATCCACTACTATATGTAGGATCGAAAGGAGAAAAAACACTCTACACCCTGTTTGACAGCGGGGCAAATCTCTCTTGCATTAATCCCGAGTTTGTAAACGAATTAACCGAAGCTCAACCCTTGGGCAGGATTAGAAAAATCGCTACAGCCAGTGAGGCACATTATATTGAAGTAAAAGAAGTGGTACGACTGGACTTTTACATTGATGATGTTTTACTAAGTGATGAATTCCTGGTTGTCCCGGGATTAAGTGAGGAAATAATTATAGGAGCAGCCACCTTACAAAAATGGCGCATCAAACTCAACTTTGAGGATGACCAGGTTGAGGTAGATCCCAAAGTAGCAAAAATGCAATTGATATAA
- a CDS encoding pyridoxal phosphate-dependent aminotransferase, with protein MELSTRLTWFNEPETLKMAKLGRELRAKGVDVIDLSLGEPDFDTPQHIKDAAKKAIDDNYSHYTPVAGYPDLREAVCVKLKRDNNLDYKPENIIASTGAKQSLANAVWSVVSPGDEVVIPTPYWVTYSEIVKLGEGVVKLVTTSIDNKYKITPAELEAALTEKTRLFMFSSPCNPSGSVYSKKELEGLAEVFRKYPKVFILSDEIYEYINFIGKHESIAQFADLKDRVIIVNGLSKGFAMTGYRLGVVAAHPDIVKACEKLQGQLTSGTNSITQRAAIVAFTGDLRPSQEMNKEFERRKKRVIEIMNSIPGLKYAEPDGAFYVFPTVSQYFGKNDGEETIKDADDLCMYLLNKAHVSTVTGRAFGEPTCIRISFANSMEKIEEAWKRIIAALGKLK; from the coding sequence ATGGAACTATCAACCAGATTGACGTGGTTCAACGAACCGGAGACGCTGAAAATGGCAAAACTCGGTCGTGAGCTCAGGGCTAAAGGCGTAGATGTTATTGATCTTAGTTTGGGAGAACCCGATTTCGATACGCCTCAGCACATTAAGGATGCAGCCAAGAAAGCCATTGATGACAATTACAGCCATTACACCCCCGTAGCTGGTTATCCCGACCTGCGTGAAGCGGTGTGCGTGAAATTGAAGCGCGATAATAACCTTGACTATAAGCCTGAGAACATTATCGCTTCCACCGGCGCCAAACAAAGTCTGGCCAATGCTGTATGGTCAGTAGTTAGCCCCGGCGACGAAGTAGTGATCCCTACCCCCTATTGGGTTACTTACTCTGAAATTGTGAAGCTGGGTGAAGGTGTGGTAAAGCTGGTAACTACTTCTATCGACAATAAATATAAGATCACGCCTGCTGAACTGGAAGCAGCCTTAACAGAGAAGACCCGCCTGTTCATGTTCTCTTCTCCCTGTAACCCCAGCGGTTCTGTATACAGCAAGAAAGAACTGGAAGGATTGGCCGAAGTATTCCGTAAGTATCCCAAGGTATTCATCCTCTCTGATGAGATCTATGAGTACATCAATTTCATAGGCAAACATGAGAGCATTGCGCAGTTTGCAGACCTGAAAGACCGCGTGATCATTGTGAACGGCCTGAGTAAAGGTTTTGCCATGACAGGTTACCGCCTGGGTGTGGTGGCTGCTCATCCGGATATCGTAAAAGCCTGTGAGAAATTACAGGGTCAGCTTACCAGCGGCACCAACAGCATTACCCAACGCGCGGCCATTGTAGCCTTTACCGGCGACCTGCGCCCCTCCCAGGAAATGAATAAAGAATTTGAGCGCCGTAAGAAGCGTGTGATAGAGATCATGAACAGCATTCCCGGACTGAAGTATGCTGAACCGGATGGTGCGTTTTACGTATTCCCCACCGTTAGCCAGTACTTTGGCAAAAACGATGGCGAAGAAACGATCAAGGATGCCGATGACCTTTGCATGTACCTGCTGAATAAAGCGCATGTAAGTACCGTAACAGGTCGTGCTTTTGGTGAGCCTACCTGTATCCGTATTTCTTTTGCCAACAGCATGGAGAAGATCGAAGAAGCCTGGAAGCGGATCATTGCAGCACTGGGAAAACTGAAATAG
- a CDS encoding ABC transporter permease — translation MIKNYFKTAWRNLFRNKAFSAINISGLALGMTCSLLILLWVQDERNVDGFHTNNKQLYQVYERQYANGTVDASYITQGLLAEELKKQVPEIQYASSLDWNMPYTLEAGNKINKMEGNYAGADFFSMFSYRLLQGTPQTALNSPEAIAISRNAAMYFFGSPEKAIGQTIRYENKTDLQVKAVFENMPTNSSVRFDFLRSWQAYVKENDWVNNWSNFNPSTFIQLRADANPVATASKIKDFIHRYIPANGNVRYELGLQPYSEKYLHANFSNGQPAGGRIEYVQLLTLVAVFILLIACINFMNLATARSAKRAKEVGVRKVVGAFRSTLIGQFIGEAMLVTAFAVIIAVVLTDMLLPAFNALTGKQLLLPLTQPVFWGALLALLIITSFVAGSYPALFLSSLNPIHVLKGSLKFSPGAAFFRKGLVVLQFALSTILMVGMIVIYRQMEYAQSKNLGYDRENLVYIPLEGDLAKNYSVFKDEAGKLPGALNITKMRETPTVIAHHIGDVSWPGKDPNLVTSIADAIVGYDFVKTMNLELVEGHDFMKGVATDSTGFLLNEMAIQKMGLKDPVGQTITWGERKGMIIGVLKDFHFNSMHQAIEPLVIRLREEQPWGTILVRIKAGSTQQTLAGLEKLCHSLNPQFPFTYQFADLEYDKLYKSEQVISKLSNYFAFLAIFISCLGLFGLAAFTAEQRTKEIGVRKVLGASVPDIIVLLSVNFLKPVAIAILVAFPISRYLMNRWLQDFAYKVSIEWWIFALTGLLTIGIALLTVSFQSINAAFTNPVKSLRSE, via the coding sequence ATGATCAAGAACTATTTCAAAACCGCCTGGCGGAACCTGTTCCGCAATAAAGCATTTTCTGCTATCAATATATCGGGCCTGGCATTGGGAATGACCTGCAGCCTGCTGATCTTATTGTGGGTGCAGGATGAACGCAACGTAGATGGATTTCATACAAACAATAAGCAATTATACCAGGTATATGAGCGCCAGTATGCCAACGGTACGGTAGACGCTTCGTATATTACACAAGGACTGTTGGCTGAAGAACTTAAAAAACAGGTTCCTGAAATACAATATGCCAGTAGCCTGGATTGGAATATGCCTTATACGCTTGAGGCGGGCAACAAGATCAATAAGATGGAGGGCAACTATGCCGGAGCCGATTTCTTCAGCATGTTTAGTTACCGCCTGTTGCAGGGCACCCCTCAAACAGCCCTGAATTCACCGGAAGCAATAGCCATTTCCCGGAACGCGGCTATGTATTTCTTTGGAAGCCCTGAAAAGGCCATCGGGCAAACGATTCGTTATGAAAACAAAACAGACCTGCAGGTAAAGGCCGTTTTTGAAAATATGCCCACCAATTCTTCTGTCCGGTTTGACTTCCTGAGAAGCTGGCAGGCGTATGTGAAAGAAAACGATTGGGTAAATAACTGGAGCAATTTTAACCCCTCTACTTTTATACAACTTCGCGCAGATGCCAATCCCGTTGCCACCGCATCAAAGATCAAAGATTTCATTCACCGGTATATTCCCGCCAACGGGAACGTTCGTTATGAATTGGGACTTCAACCCTACAGCGAAAAATACCTGCATGCCAATTTCAGCAATGGTCAGCCGGCCGGCGGCCGCATAGAATATGTACAATTGTTAACCTTAGTGGCCGTCTTCATCCTGCTCATTGCCTGTATCAATTTCATGAACCTGGCCACCGCCCGTTCCGCCAAGCGGGCTAAGGAGGTGGGTGTACGGAAAGTGGTCGGTGCATTCCGCAGCACGCTAATAGGACAATTTATTGGAGAGGCCATGCTGGTTACCGCTTTCGCTGTTATCATAGCTGTTGTCCTCACTGACATGCTATTGCCGGCATTTAATGCGCTCACCGGAAAACAACTGCTGCTGCCTTTAACACAACCCGTTTTTTGGGGCGCCTTGTTGGCACTGCTCATTATAACAAGTTTTGTGGCGGGTAGTTATCCGGCCCTGTTCCTGTCGTCACTAAACCCTATCCACGTTTTAAAAGGAAGTTTAAAATTCAGTCCGGGTGCTGCCTTTTTCAGAAAAGGGTTGGTGGTGTTGCAATTTGCCCTTTCTACGATACTGATGGTGGGTATGATCGTTATATACCGCCAGATGGAGTATGCACAATCAAAGAACCTCGGATATGACCGGGAGAACCTGGTATATATTCCACTTGAAGGCGACCTCGCAAAGAACTATTCCGTTTTCAAAGATGAAGCCGGGAAACTGCCAGGTGCACTGAATATTACCAAGATGCGGGAAACGCCTACTGTTATTGCGCATCATATTGGTGATGTGAGCTGGCCGGGTAAAGATCCCAACCTGGTCACTTCCATTGCAGATGCTATAGTAGGATATGATTTTGTAAAAACCATGAACCTGGAGCTGGTGGAAGGCCATGATTTCATGAAAGGTGTTGCCACTGATTCCACAGGATTCCTGCTGAATGAAATGGCCATACAAAAGATGGGGCTTAAAGATCCGGTGGGCCAAACGATAACATGGGGCGAACGCAAAGGTATGATCATTGGCGTACTGAAAGACTTTCACTTTAATTCTATGCACCAGGCTATAGAGCCGCTGGTGATCAGGCTGCGGGAAGAACAACCCTGGGGCACCATCCTGGTGCGCATCAAGGCAGGCAGTACTCAACAAACCCTGGCGGGCCTGGAAAAGTTATGCCATTCCCTGAATCCCCAATTCCCTTTCACGTACCAGTTTGCCGACCTGGAATATGATAAGCTATATAAGAGCGAGCAGGTGATCAGTAAGCTATCCAATTACTTTGCCTTTTTGGCCATCTTTATTTCCTGCCTGGGCTTATTTGGCCTGGCCGCCTTCACGGCTGAACAACGTACCAAAGAGATTGGCGTACGCAAAGTATTAGGTGCTTCTGTACCGGATATCATTGTATTGCTATCCGTGAATTTCCTGAAGCCGGTAGCCATTGCCATCCTGGTAGCCTTCCCCATATCCCGTTATTTAATGAACCGCTGGCTGCAGGACTTTGCCTATAAGGTCAGTATTGAGTGGTGGATCTTTGCGCTGACAGGACTGCTGACTATTGGTATTGCCCTGCTGACAGTAAGCTTCCAAAGTATCAATGCGGCTTTTACCAATCCTGTGAAGAGCCTGAGGAGTGAGTAA